GCCATACTTATTGCTCGCATTTATATTGGCGCCTTTCTCAATAAGCAGCGTTGTTATGACCTCGTGACCGTTTATAGCAGCGTATATTAGCGCTGTGTGACCCTTATTATTCGCCGTATTCATATTAGCGCCTTTCTCAATAAGCAGCTTTACTATAACGTTATGACCACGATCAGCAGCGTATATTAGCGCTGTGTTACCCTTATTATTCGCCGCATTCACATTGGCGCCTTTCTCGACAAGCAGCTTTGCTGTGACCTCGTGACCATAGCTGGCAGCGCAAATTAGCGCTGTCAAGCCCTCCTCGTCCGCCGCATTCACGTTGGCGCCGTGTTCAATAAGCGGCTTTACTATAACGTGATGACCACCGTTGGCAGCAAATATTAGCGCTGTGTTGCCATGCTCGTCCACCGCATTCACATCGGCGCCGTGTTCAATAAGCAGTTTCGCTTTTGTATCATACCCAAAGAAGGCGGCTCTTAGTAGCGCCGTTCtgctctcctcgtccttctcaTCCACATTACCCTTCTTGGCGAGTAGCAGTTTCAGAATCGTACCGTTTCCACAGTCCACCGCACGAATTAGCGGTTTCTGGCTATTGCTAGACTTCACATTGACCTTGGAGCCCTTCTCAAGGAGCAGCTGAACCAATGGCTCGTGCCCCCGATCGATGGCATAGAGAAGCGGAGTGTTGCCCAAatcatcctcttccttttttaGGACCCTTGAGAGTATCGAAAAGCGGCGGCCCGACAAGATTTTTCGAGCCAGCCACTCGATCCCGAAACAGGAAGCCAAGTGTAATAACGGTAGGTTAGGAAGTCGGCCTGAAGGCATGAAGTCTATGGGCATAGGTGTTTCAAGTGTCCACCAATATGACACCCACCAATATGTCCGCAAGTTAGATTGCTTGCGGAACATGGGTCGTGAAAGGTCCAAGTGCTTCTCCCCGTATGCAGAAGAATGTCTTGCATGTTCTGGCCACCATTCCAATGCGTAGTCCAAGAGAGGCGACTTCTGCAGGTCCAATGCGTCAGACACGGGCCCATTACGCAGATCGCTGCCCTCAATGCAATCCAGACACACTTCTAGCAGTTCAAAATGAGCTTCACCAGTGTTGATGAGAAACTCCTCGGGTGCTTCGTAATTGCCTGACATCATCGGTCTTAGTAAGTAGTCCCTGGCTGACTGGTGGACAAGGTCGACGATCTCCTTGTCTTCGCCCACCTTGAGCACCCTGAGCATCGGCTCACACAAAGTGATGTAGTCGCTCATGACCTTTTCGGCGCTCAGGCTCGCCAAGGGTCCGACTTGGACAGCCTTTGCTAATTCTGACAATGTCAGAGGCCGAGTGGCCATGACAACCCAACGCAAGATTTTGGAGGCCACCAGCCCTAGGCTATTTTTCATCTTCTGTAACATCCGGCCATACATTGCGTCCAGCCCGGGTGGAAACTCCTCCAGCGAATCCAAGATTTCGGTacatgtcgtcttcttcaacagctcCATTATCACGAGGCTGACCCAGAGAAAAGTGCCGTTGGCTCCATGTCGAAGAGTGGTTTCGACTTGCTCGCGAATGCAACCAAAGTCTTCCACCTTGTCAAGTTCCTCGACTTTGGCGGATATAAAATTCGTAATGTCGTCGCTGACATGtccctcgtcatcatggTCTAGATTCACCTGACAAAAAGCCTCTAGCCCCTTGAGCTTTCGGCTAACAATTGCCAACTTGAGCATCTTGTTGGACTTGTCTGGCGGAAAAAAGTCGCAAAATTTGCCAACTAGCATGCCTGTGCTCTCACCGTCACATTCGTCCAGCCCGTCAATGACGCAGAGAACCGTGCCGAGGTTGGCCTGTAGGAGCGTTTGAAATACAACCCAGAGAGCTTGCGCAGAAGATACCGTCGTCTGTGTTTTCTGACTACTTTCAAAGTATTTCGAGATGCTCTTCATCAAATGTGGGCGCTTGGAGAGCAGTTGGCACACGAGGGACCTAAGAACAGCCACGGCACTGTTGCGGTTTTCGTCCTGATGGTCGCAAAAGTAGAACAAAAGTTCCGTGTCTTTTGATTTTTGGGTATGCTTCTCAAGCTCCTCTGTTAGAAAGATGGAGAGCATTGTTTTCCCCTTGCCAGGGCCACCGGAAATCCAAAGAAATTGCGAGTCGCCACCAAGCCAGGATTGGTATTTTTCATTGTCCTTGACCCATTTGCAGGTGCCTTTAGTCCTCTGGCCTTTCCTGCTTTTGAGGGTTTCCAGATCAACGACTGGCTCTCTGAGGGATAATGCGTCTCGACAGGCGTTGACTTGATTGTCGCCCGTGAGGAGCTGGGCATCGCCTCGCTCAACAAGGGCAACTTTCGGTACTGCTCTTAGTTTCATCTTTGCACTGGGGAAACATGGTTCGATTGACAAATTACATACATCTTGTTCTGTCCGTTCTTGGGTAGCGCTCGAGC
The DNA window shown above is from Metarhizium brunneum chromosome 1, complete sequence and carries:
- the mask_0 gene encoding Ankyrin repeat and KH domain-containing protein mask; its protein translation is MGKVIAASTAASLRSSFPNLELAVVLTGICGGVPHAEANGIVLGDVILARRVVQYDLGREYHDGFVAKTTVDEGLAEKHNLVAFEMEGAGVWDEIPCIIVKSVCDYADSHKNKQWQNYAAATAAAATKALLERYPRTDRTRFALVERGDAQLLTGDNQVNACRDALSLREPVVDLETLKSRKGQRTKGTCKWVKDNEKYQSWLGGDSQFLWISGGPGKGKTMLSIFLTEELEKHTQKSKDTELLFYFCDHQDENRNSAVAVLRSLVCQLLSKRPHLMKSISKYFESSQKTQTTVSSAQALWVVFQTLLQANLGTVLCVIDGLDECDGESTGMLVGKFCDFFPPDKSNKMLKLAIVSRKLKGLEAFCQVNLDHDDEGHVSDDITNFISAKVEELDKVEDFGCIREQVETTLRHGANGTFLWVSLVIMELLKKTTCTEILDSLEEFPPGLDAMYGRMLQKMKNSLGLVASKILRWVVMATRPLTLSELAKAVQVGPLASLSAEKVMSDYITLCEPMLRVLKVGEDKEIVDLVHQSARDYLLRPMMSGNYEAPEEFLINTGEAHFELLEVCLDCIEGSDLRNGPVSDALDLQKSPLLDYALEWWPEHARHSSAYGEKHLDLSRPMFRKQSNLRTYWWVSYWWTLETPMPIDFMPSGRLPNLPLLHLASCFGIEWLARKILSGRRFSILSRVLKKEEDDLGNTPLLYAIDRGHEPLVQLLLEKGSKVNVKSSNSQKPLIRAVDCGNGTILKLLLAKKGNVDEKDEESRTALLRAAFFGYDTKAKLLIEHGADVNAVDEHGNTALIFAANGGHHVIVKPLIEHGANVNAADEEGLTALICAASYGHEVTAKLLVEKGANVNAANNKGNTALIYAADRGHNVIVKLLIEKGANMNTANNKGHTALIYAAINGHEVITTLLIEKGANINASNKYGGTALIYAANYGHNVIAKLLIEKGANMNTANNKGNTALICAARDGQDTFVELLLKNGACINAKNDYGRTALMHAVANGHDTTVKLLLANGADVNVQDQVSRDLALHLAAEYGHENIVELLKASLSQYTSIS